From a region of the Thermomicrobiales bacterium genome:
- a CDS encoding phosphatase PAP2 family protein: MARPVSGHGGGHIDAHYKQHADEMRQTSPQLREADSRHERHIPGAAALLRALAAVVVLFVVLQVYSWFRKTFFVPPSSLGFEHAREIIRLQRWLGIGVDRVEIPLQQHVIAHPWLIDLFNHYYQQMKIVVLASAALCVALTPAAFWRVARVFALTTLIAFPMYAIYPLAPPRLMHEHGYAFVDTLAVYA, encoded by the coding sequence GCACTACAAACAGCACGCCGATGAGATGCGGCAGACATCGCCTCAGCTTCGTGAAGCAGATTCTCGGCACGAACGACACATCCCCGGCGCGGCGGCGCTTCTTCGCGCTCTCGCTGCCGTCGTCGTGCTGTTCGTCGTTCTGCAGGTCTACTCGTGGTTCCGCAAGACGTTCTTTGTCCCGCCGAGCAGCCTCGGCTTCGAACACGCGCGCGAGATCATCCGTCTGCAGCGCTGGCTCGGCATTGGGGTAGATCGGGTCGAGATCCCGTTGCAGCAGCATGTCATTGCGCACCCGTGGCTGATCGATCTGTTCAATCATTACTACCAGCAGATGAAGATCGTCGTGCTGGCTTCGGCCGCGCTCTGCGTCGCGCTGACGCCGGCTGCGTTCTGGCGGGTGGCCCGCGTGTTCGCGCTCACGACGCTGATCGCCTTCCCGATGTACGCGATCTACCCGCTCGCTCCGCCGCGCCTGATGCACGAGCACGGCTATGCGTTCGTCGATACGCTGGCGGTCTACGC